Proteins from one Rhizobium sp. CB3090 genomic window:
- a CDS encoding HPP family protein: protein MQHPDSQKMGPSRFRLFSPILAGATLRERLMACLGALIGIGLTGVISGYLFGQGPHLPLIVAPMGASAVLLFAVPSSPLAQPWSIIGGNTISAMMGIIAAYFIHDPIIAIGVGVSLAIGAMSFTRCLHPPGGAAALTAVLGGPVVAGWGFLFPFIPVALNSCILVGLGLLFHKFSKRNYPHVVAKPAENTHQTRDLPSILRVGFREEDVDAALAALDETFDIDPADLSRLLRQVELQATMRSHGDIRCADIMSYDVIAISASAEPDHARHLLLKHNIRTLPVKDSEGRLIGTIGLRELSGSIDSIAGAISEPAVAAAADPALSLLPVLTDGRTHAVIVVDADYHVLGLISQTDLLSAMARLLPNDNTAALVDA, encoded by the coding sequence ATGCAGCATCCAGACTCCCAGAAGATGGGGCCCAGCCGCTTCCGCTTGTTTTCGCCGATCCTCGCCGGGGCAACCCTTCGTGAACGACTGATGGCCTGTCTTGGTGCCCTGATCGGTATCGGTCTTACTGGCGTCATCAGCGGTTATCTCTTTGGGCAAGGACCCCATCTTCCGCTCATCGTCGCGCCAATGGGCGCATCGGCGGTGCTTCTTTTCGCCGTGCCTTCCAGTCCGCTCGCCCAGCCGTGGTCGATTATCGGCGGCAATACCATTTCCGCCATGATGGGCATAATTGCAGCCTATTTCATTCACGATCCGATCATCGCGATCGGGGTCGGAGTCTCGCTCGCGATCGGCGCGATGTCTTTCACCCGATGCCTCCATCCACCCGGCGGTGCCGCAGCTCTGACCGCTGTTCTCGGCGGCCCGGTCGTTGCGGGTTGGGGCTTCTTGTTTCCGTTCATCCCGGTGGCCTTGAACTCCTGCATACTCGTTGGCCTTGGCCTGCTGTTCCACAAATTCTCCAAGCGCAACTATCCGCATGTTGTCGCAAAGCCGGCGGAGAATACCCATCAGACGCGCGATCTGCCGTCGATCTTGCGCGTGGGCTTTCGGGAAGAAGACGTCGATGCTGCTCTGGCAGCGCTCGACGAGACCTTCGACATCGACCCGGCAGACCTCAGCCGCCTGTTGCGGCAGGTCGAGTTGCAGGCAACGATGCGATCCCACGGAGACATACGCTGCGCCGACATCATGTCGTACGACGTTATCGCCATCAGCGCGAGCGCCGAGCCGGATCATGCAAGGCATCTCCTCTTAAAACATAATATCCGCACGTTGCCGGTAAAGGACTCGGAAGGCCGCCTGATCGGTACGATCGGCTTACGCGAGTTGTCTGGAAGCATCGACAGCATCGCAGGCGCGATATCGGAACCGGCCGTGGCAGCCGCAGCCGATCCTGCACTGTCGCTGTTGCCCGTTCTGACCGACGGGCGCACGCATGCGGTGATTGTCGTGGACGCCGACTACCATGTCCTCGGCTTGATATCGCAGACGGACCTTCTGAGCGCTATGGCGAGACTTCTGCCAAATGACAATACCGCGGCGTTGGTCGATGCTTGA
- a CDS encoding lipopolysaccharide biosynthesis protein, which produces MRLPSSWETGSPVLKSDEIVFEHLSENRSGAALKGAFWSALDTLIPTALNSLVFIVTSRYLLPQDFGLVALAFSIVSFAAGLGPTAFGEALIQQKTIRQSHLDTVFWLSFASAAILYIVLFAGSSHIAHALGHDEIVGLLMIIGLKIFFDMMIIVPNALIGRTMSFHLAAVRTAIATVVSGLVCLALIFAGFGLWALAIAQIAAPAAGCIAAFWGAGWLPGLRIKWSSLRELLHYGIFASGNRFLQSMSLDQLIIGTLVSPAALGIYNFARRLFEMINNVVAGGLTSVTHVLLSSLQHDQNKVREAFLMATFGCSLVSFPAFMGLAAVADDAIPLIFGQHWAAAIWPVRFFCVIGLMSGIGVVQASLITSQGRSDWWFYYQLVRNIVTIVTVLLLYPYGVTTIVFALMLEVLLLWPVTLWMVSRLIALSIGNYFAQFLRPIAAYVGMLAAVLGASALLQDWHPALRLAIEIPLGAIVYTGLIFILCRERALFLVTTMLRRHRYPS; this is translated from the coding sequence TTGAGGTTGCCGTCTTCCTGGGAAACGGGAAGCCCTGTTCTCAAGTCGGATGAAATCGTCTTCGAACATTTGAGCGAGAACCGGTCCGGCGCGGCGCTGAAAGGGGCATTCTGGTCGGCGTTGGATACGCTGATACCGACGGCATTGAACAGCCTCGTCTTCATCGTCACGTCGAGATATCTGCTGCCACAGGATTTTGGCCTCGTGGCGCTTGCTTTCAGCATCGTGAGCTTTGCCGCCGGCCTCGGGCCGACTGCATTTGGCGAAGCGTTGATCCAGCAGAAGACCATTCGGCAGAGCCACCTTGATACCGTATTCTGGCTGTCCTTCGCGTCGGCGGCGATCCTTTACATCGTCCTTTTCGCGGGATCCTCCCACATTGCCCATGCCTTAGGCCATGACGAAATCGTCGGCCTCTTGATGATCATCGGACTGAAGATATTCTTCGACATGATGATCATCGTTCCCAATGCGTTGATCGGCCGCACGATGTCTTTTCATCTTGCCGCCGTCCGCACGGCGATCGCCACGGTCGTATCCGGCCTCGTATGCCTGGCCTTGATTTTCGCGGGCTTCGGACTATGGGCACTGGCGATCGCGCAGATCGCCGCACCTGCCGCCGGATGCATTGCCGCCTTTTGGGGCGCGGGATGGCTGCCGGGATTGCGGATCAAGTGGAGCAGTCTCCGCGAGCTTCTGCATTACGGCATATTTGCTTCCGGCAATCGCTTCCTGCAGTCCATGAGCCTCGATCAGCTCATCATCGGTACGCTGGTCAGCCCGGCGGCACTCGGCATCTATAATTTTGCCCGGCGGCTTTTCGAAATGATCAACAACGTCGTTGCCGGGGGCCTGACCTCGGTTACGCACGTTCTCCTGTCGTCGCTGCAGCATGATCAGAACAAGGTCCGCGAGGCATTCCTCATGGCAACGTTCGGCTGCTCGCTTGTGTCGTTTCCGGCCTTCATGGGGCTTGCCGCCGTGGCCGACGATGCCATTCCGCTAATTTTCGGACAGCATTGGGCGGCTGCGATCTGGCCGGTGCGGTTCTTCTGCGTCATCGGATTGATGAGCGGCATAGGCGTCGTCCAGGCATCCTTGATCACCAGTCAGGGCAGGTCGGACTGGTGGTTCTACTACCAGCTCGTGCGCAACATCGTCACGATCGTCACCGTACTCCTGCTTTACCCCTATGGCGTCACCACCATCGTCTTCGCGCTGATGCTCGAAGTGCTGCTCCTATGGCCGGTCACGCTTTGGATGGTTTCGCGCCTTATTGCCCTCAGCATCGGAAATTATTTTGCTCAGTTTCTGAGACCGATAGCCGCCTATGTCGGAATGCTGGCTGCGGTGCTGGGCGCTTCGGCATTGCTGCAGGACTGGCACCCGGCATTGCGCCTTGCAATCGAAATCCCGCTTGGCGCCATCGTCTATACGGGCCTGATTTTCATCCTTTGCCGGGAGAGAGCTCTTTTCTTGGTAACGACAATGCTCCGGCGGCACAGATATCCGTCATGA
- a CDS encoding galactosyl transferase, with amino-acid sequence MPLVTFIIPVRHQANAKDWPALKERLSQTVASIAGQSNPDWSAVIVANEGADLPDLPPQFSITRVTFPPNQLHDLDSADREKVYDAFRLDKGRRVLSGMLSARDSRFFMIVDDDDFVSANIVSYVAKHPQANGWKIDKGYLWNEGGRLIMHYDDFANYCGTSLIIQSRLYDLPATLEAADIDYVKSMLGSHVRIGNILAERGTPLEALPFRGAIYRVGHSGAHSKSASLLATYFFNPSALRRPRQLLRNLRRVRPLDRGLRNEFFGAVSANNAKW; translated from the coding sequence ATGCCACTCGTCACGTTCATCATTCCGGTTCGACATCAGGCCAATGCGAAAGATTGGCCAGCGTTGAAAGAGCGGTTGTCCCAGACCGTGGCGTCGATTGCCGGTCAATCGAATCCCGACTGGAGCGCTGTGATCGTTGCGAATGAAGGCGCGGACCTGCCCGATCTGCCGCCGCAATTTTCCATCACGCGCGTTACATTCCCGCCGAACCAGCTCCACGATTTGGATAGCGCGGACAGAGAGAAGGTCTACGACGCGTTCCGCCTGGACAAGGGGCGCCGCGTACTGAGCGGCATGCTTTCAGCCCGGGATTCGCGGTTTTTCATGATCGTCGACGACGACGATTTCGTCAGCGCCAACATCGTCAGCTACGTTGCGAAACATCCCCAAGCGAACGGCTGGAAGATCGACAAGGGCTATCTTTGGAACGAAGGCGGCCGGTTGATCATGCATTACGATGATTTCGCGAATTATTGCGGCACATCGTTGATCATACAATCGCGTCTCTATGATCTCCCGGCGACGTTGGAGGCAGCCGACATCGATTATGTGAAGTCGATGCTGGGCAGCCATGTCCGCATCGGAAACATATTGGCCGAGCGCGGCACGCCGCTTGAGGCGCTGCCGTTTCGCGGCGCAATCTACCGGGTCGGGCACAGCGGCGCGCACAGCAAGTCCGCCAGCCTTCTCGCGACCTATTTTTTCAATCCAAGCGCGCTTCGGCGCCCTCGCCAACTTCTTCGCAATCTCAGGCGGGTTCGTCCGCTCGATCGCGGCCTGCGCAATGAATTTTTCGGTGCCGTCAGCGCCAACAACGCGAAATGGTGA
- a CDS encoding acyltransferase codes for MDAMRGLAAFAVVVYHLQRPYAPLAYVAVDFFFVLSGFVIARAYSEKLAGGMPLKAFMRARYARLYPLFLLGTFFGLVQLLAHWKSSNDTIGDLLASLISTVFMLPSPSFLTRSATDLWPLYPLNGPAWSLFWELLVNLVFALMLFRMRTKYLAVLAAVSLACLVASVSAHRSLDLGWEWRSVDGGMARVFFSFVVGMIIFRIQKARPPTVTYLALLPILLIFSLLFLPIYSLKFALLFCIVISPLIVLAGTFLEIPETIQPLGIFLGYLSYPIYMCHRGFTEIYAHFVNSDHVPPLIYIGGFLALISVVSLLSAQLVSIVPRFAFAAKLRAP; via the coding sequence TTGGACGCGATGCGCGGCCTGGCGGCATTTGCGGTCGTTGTCTATCACCTTCAACGACCCTATGCGCCTTTGGCCTATGTCGCAGTTGATTTCTTCTTCGTCCTCAGCGGCTTTGTCATTGCGAGGGCCTATAGTGAAAAGCTCGCTGGCGGAATGCCGCTGAAAGCCTTTATGAGAGCCCGATACGCGCGCCTCTATCCGTTGTTCCTGCTCGGAACCTTCTTCGGACTGGTGCAACTGCTCGCCCATTGGAAATCGTCGAACGACACTATCGGCGATTTGCTCGCAAGCCTGATCTCGACCGTATTCATGCTGCCGTCCCCGAGCTTTCTGACGAGATCCGCAACGGATTTGTGGCCGCTATACCCTTTGAACGGACCGGCCTGGTCGCTGTTTTGGGAGCTGCTCGTCAATCTGGTATTTGCTCTGATGCTTTTCAGGATGAGAACGAAATATCTGGCTGTTCTCGCGGCGGTTTCGCTTGCCTGCCTGGTTGCATCGGTCTCGGCGCACAGGTCCCTCGACCTCGGCTGGGAATGGCGATCGGTCGACGGCGGAATGGCGCGCGTCTTTTTCTCCTTCGTCGTCGGCATGATCATATTCAGGATTCAGAAAGCCAGGCCGCCCACCGTCACTTATTTGGCGCTCCTGCCGATTCTCTTGATTTTCAGCCTGCTGTTTCTGCCGATCTATTCGCTGAAATTTGCGTTGCTGTTCTGCATCGTCATTTCGCCGCTTATCGTCCTCGCCGGGACATTCCTGGAAATTCCGGAGACAATTCAGCCGCTTGGCATATTTCTCGGTTATCTATCCTATCCGATCTATATGTGTCATAGAGGCTTTACGGAAATATACGCTCACTTCGTCAACAGCGATCATGTGCCCCCGTTGATCTACATCGGAGGCTTTCTGGCGTTGATTTCGGTGGTATCGCTTTTGTCTGCCCAGCTTGTCTCGATCGTGCCGAGATTTGCGTTTGCCGCAAAGTTGCGAGCGCCGTAG
- the metB gene encoding cystathionine gamma-synthase, with translation MSMIKDFRTIAAANGIAGDTAFGAVNPPLYLSSNFAFREFEHSQAYEYSRTSNPTRDLLADTLAKLEGGAGAVVTSSGMAAVNLVLCLLKPGDRVIAPHDCYGGTYRLLIALRDKGHFHVEFVDQNNDEALTAAMTRGAALVFVETPSNPLMRIVDIEAVARHAKTVNARLVVDNTFLSPALQRPIALGADFVIHSTTKYLNGHSDVVGGAVVAADSKDIEDLKGWANMIGVTGSPFDSYLTLRGIRSLFARIERQQTTAAAVARFLAERPEVSVVHYPGLTSHPGHELAARQQLGFGAMLSFELKGGIEAVRRFVAALTVFTLAESLGGVESLIAHPASMTHVGMGEEARRAAGISDGLLRMSVGLEAEKDLLSDLAFSLAKIE, from the coding sequence ATGTCAATGATCAAGGACTTCAGAACGATCGCAGCCGCCAACGGGATCGCAGGCGACACTGCCTTCGGCGCCGTAAACCCGCCACTTTATCTGTCGAGCAACTTCGCGTTTCGAGAATTCGAACATTCGCAGGCCTATGAATATTCCCGGACCTCCAATCCCACACGCGATCTCCTCGCCGATACATTGGCAAAGCTGGAAGGCGGTGCCGGGGCTGTCGTGACCTCATCCGGGATGGCTGCCGTCAATCTTGTCCTTTGTCTGCTGAAGCCCGGTGACCGGGTGATCGCGCCGCATGATTGCTATGGCGGAACCTACCGATTGCTCATCGCCTTGAGAGACAAGGGCCATTTCCACGTGGAGTTTGTCGATCAAAACAACGATGAAGCGCTGACCGCCGCCATGACTCGCGGCGCGGCCCTGGTCTTCGTTGAAACGCCGAGTAATCCGCTCATGCGCATCGTCGATATCGAAGCCGTTGCCCGGCATGCGAAAACCGTGAATGCGCGGCTGGTGGTCGACAATACCTTCCTGTCGCCAGCGCTGCAGCGGCCCATTGCCCTTGGTGCGGATTTCGTCATCCACTCGACGACGAAATATCTCAATGGACATTCCGATGTCGTCGGTGGCGCCGTGGTGGCGGCAGATTCAAAAGACATCGAGGATCTGAAGGGCTGGGCGAACATGATCGGCGTGACGGGATCACCCTTCGATTCCTATCTCACCCTTCGCGGCATCCGCAGTCTCTTTGCGCGCATCGAGCGGCAGCAGACGACCGCTGCAGCCGTCGCCCGGTTCCTCGCCGAGCGCCCGGAGGTCAGCGTCGTCCACTATCCCGGGCTAACCAGCCATCCCGGGCATGAACTGGCAGCGCGGCAACAACTCGGCTTCGGCGCCATGCTGAGCTTTGAGCTCAAGGGAGGAATCGAAGCCGTACGCCGCTTCGTGGCAGCACTGACGGTCTTCACTCTGGCCGAATCCTTGGGCGGCGTCGAAAGCCTCATCGCCCATCCGGCCAGCATGACCCATGTCGGCATGGGCGAGGAGGCGCGCCGTGCTGCTGGCATCAGCGACGGATTGCTGAGAATGTCGGTCGGCCTGGAGGCCGAAAAGGACCTGCTGTCGGATCTCGCGTTCAGTCTGGCAAAAATCGAATAG
- a CDS encoding DUF6522 family protein: MFVERAQNGDFIVDSIEIADRFGLSLAEFRRYMQRGSVTSSVEVGTEDHEGTRRLSLRLGNRIWRVILDDENKVRHEEMTFLGRHHATPRPSGK, from the coding sequence ATGTTTGTCGAGCGCGCGCAAAATGGCGATTTTATCGTTGATTCCATTGAGATCGCCGATCGGTTCGGCCTGTCGCTGGCCGAATTTCGCCGCTACATGCAACGCGGCTCCGTCACCTCTTCTGTAGAGGTGGGCACAGAGGATCATGAGGGGACGAGGCGCCTATCCCTGCGATTGGGCAACCGGATATGGCGTGTGATTCTGGATGACGAGAACAAGGTGCGGCACGAGGAAATGACATTCCTCGGCAGACATCATGCGACACCCAGGCCCTCGGGCAAATAA
- a CDS encoding RNA polymerase sigma factor, with protein sequence MIAVPAAAKRHRPDPSIYSEAELIARAKAGDEDAIRIIIQRNNQRLFRTARAIVGNDAEAEDVVQAAYVQAFINLSAFRGNSRMSTWLTRIALNEAFARVHRRRDFTGLEEIDMQNKTSGGGLLHFPSSLGSADPEAELARNQTRHLLEHAVDALPAEFRTVFILRDVEGFSTEETSSLLGIKPETAKTRLHRARKMMRLSIEKQFSGAFSALFPFDGARCADMADRVVTALRAIQAGKKDASIPSPGGTTF encoded by the coding sequence ATGATTGCCGTCCCCGCCGCAGCCAAGCGACATCGACCGGATCCTTCAATCTACTCGGAAGCCGAACTCATCGCTCGCGCCAAGGCGGGCGATGAGGATGCGATCAGGATCATTATTCAGCGCAACAATCAGCGCCTGTTTCGAACGGCACGCGCCATCGTCGGCAACGATGCGGAGGCGGAAGATGTGGTACAGGCAGCCTATGTGCAGGCATTCATCAATCTCTCGGCTTTCCGTGGGAACTCAAGAATGTCGACCTGGCTGACGAGGATTGCGCTCAACGAAGCGTTCGCCCGCGTGCATCGGAGACGCGATTTTACCGGGCTTGAGGAGATCGACATGCAGAACAAGACGTCCGGCGGCGGTTTGTTGCACTTTCCCTCCTCGCTGGGGTCAGCCGATCCGGAGGCTGAACTGGCGCGAAATCAGACGCGGCATTTGCTGGAACACGCGGTCGATGCCCTGCCCGCTGAGTTCCGCACGGTCTTCATTTTGCGCGATGTGGAAGGCTTCAGCACGGAGGAGACCTCATCCCTTCTCGGCATCAAGCCGGAGACAGCCAAGACGCGGCTGCACCGTGCCCGTAAAATGATGCGGCTCTCGATCGAAAAGCAGTTTTCCGGGGCGTTCTCCGCCCTCTTTCCCTTCGATGGAGCCCGCTGCGCCGACATGGCCGACCGAGTGGTTACGGCGCTCCGCGCAATACAGGCCGGGAAAAAGGACGCCTCCATCCCATCGCCAGGCGGAACCACGTTCTAA
- a CDS encoding cupredoxin family copper-binding protein, with the protein MSAMNRKHALAVVAGLLAMTVSTAAKPAEYQIAIANMKFGSPPATLHVGDVIVWRNDDIFRHTATARDGSFDIDLPAKSQGKMTIERAGTVKFYCRFHPMMTGELDVQP; encoded by the coding sequence ATGAGCGCGATGAATAGAAAACATGCGCTCGCAGTCGTCGCGGGGTTGCTGGCAATGACGGTCAGCACGGCAGCAAAGCCAGCCGAATATCAAATCGCCATAGCGAATATGAAATTCGGCTCCCCGCCTGCGACGCTACACGTCGGCGACGTGATCGTCTGGCGCAACGATGATATATTCCGCCATACTGCCACCGCGCGCGACGGCAGCTTCGACATTGACCTTCCGGCGAAGTCGCAAGGCAAGATGACGATCGAGCGCGCGGGAACGGTGAAATTTTACTGCCGCTTTCATCCGATGATGACCGGAGAGCTGGATGTGCAGCCGTGA
- a CDS encoding DUF4142 domain-containing protein, translating to MFKPILTAAFLLGLAGTAAIAAETKITDPQIAHIAYTAGQIDVTAAEQALKKSKNPEVIDFAKTMERDHKSVNEQALALVKKLKVTPEDNDVSKSLSAQASQELTKLGALNGKAFDKAYIENEVAYHKTVNEALAKQLIPSAKNAELKSLLETGLTLFKEHQMHAEHLAATMK from the coding sequence ATGTTTAAACCGATTCTGACTGCGGCATTCCTGCTCGGCCTCGCCGGCACCGCGGCAATCGCCGCCGAGACAAAAATCACCGATCCCCAAATCGCCCATATCGCCTACACCGCCGGACAAATCGACGTCACCGCTGCCGAGCAGGCACTGAAGAAAAGCAAGAATCCGGAGGTCATCGACTTCGCCAAGACCATGGAGCGCGACCACAAAAGCGTCAACGAGCAGGCATTGGCGCTGGTCAAGAAACTCAAGGTCACGCCTGAGGACAATGACGTCAGCAAGTCGCTGAGCGCGCAGGCCAGCCAGGAACTGACCAAACTCGGTGCATTGAACGGCAAGGCCTTCGACAAGGCCTATATCGAAAACGAAGTAGCCTATCACAAGACGGTCAACGAGGCGCTCGCCAAGCAACTGATCCCATCGGCAAAGAACGCCGAACTCAAGTCGTTGCTGGAGACCGGCCTTACGCTCTTCAAAGAACATCAAATGCACGCGGAACATCTTGCCGCGACGATGAAATGA
- a CDS encoding fatty acid desaturase family protein, with amino-acid sequence MTEIIKRDYSLLGPSSRQAVETGLAAAEWYHTDIARKEMKALMQRSDKAAIRDTIVWLGSMAVLAGLGIAFWGSWLSIPFFLAYGVLYGSASDSRWHECGHGTAFKTRWMNDAVYQIACFMIMRNPVTWRWSHTRHHTDTVIVGRDPEIAVMRPPDLLRLVLNFFGIVDVFHAMLDMIRNAFGIVSAAEKTFIPEQEQPKAIRIARIWLAIYVATIAAAFYMGSLLPLVLIGLPRLYGAWHHVLTGLLQHGGLADNVTDHRLNSRTVLMNPISRFIYWNMNYHVEHHMFPMVPYHALPKLHAMIKHDLPKPNPSIWSGYREMIPAFLRQLRNEDYFLKRELPPTARPYREEFHATLAEAAQ; translated from the coding sequence ATGACCGAGATCATCAAGCGCGATTACAGCCTGCTCGGCCCGAGCAGCCGGCAGGCGGTCGAAACCGGGCTGGCGGCGGCCGAGTGGTATCATACCGACATTGCCCGCAAGGAGATGAAGGCGCTGATGCAGCGCTCCGACAAGGCCGCCATCCGCGACACGATCGTCTGGCTCGGCAGCATGGCGGTCTTGGCCGGCCTCGGCATCGCTTTCTGGGGCTCCTGGCTATCCATCCCCTTCTTCCTGGCGTATGGCGTGCTTTACGGTTCGGCCTCCGACAGCCGCTGGCATGAATGCGGCCACGGCACGGCGTTCAAGACCCGCTGGATGAACGATGCGGTCTATCAGATCGCCTGCTTCATGATCATGCGCAATCCGGTGACCTGGCGCTGGAGCCATACCCGCCACCACACCGACACCGTCATCGTCGGCCGCGATCCGGAGATCGCCGTCATGCGGCCGCCGGATCTATTGCGGCTCGTCCTGAACTTCTTCGGCATCGTCGATGTCTTCCATGCGATGCTCGACATGATCCGCAATGCCTTCGGCATCGTCAGCGCCGCTGAGAAGACCTTCATTCCCGAACAGGAGCAGCCGAAGGCGATCCGCATCGCCCGCATCTGGCTGGCGATCTATGTCGCCACCATCGCCGCCGCTTTTTATATGGGTTCGCTCCTGCCGCTGGTGCTGATCGGCCTGCCACGGCTTTATGGCGCCTGGCATCATGTCTTGACCGGCCTGCTGCAGCATGGCGGCTTGGCCGACAATGTCACCGACCACCGGCTGAACAGCCGCACGGTGCTGATGAACCCGATCAGCCGCTTCATCTATTGGAACATGAACTACCATGTCGAACACCACATGTTCCCGATGGTGCCTTATCATGCGCTGCCGAAGCTGCATGCGATGATCAAACACGATCTGCCGAAGCCCAATCCCTCGATCTGGTCGGGCTACCGCGAAATGATCCCGGCCTTCCTGCGGCAGTTGCGCAATGAAGATTATTTCCTGAAGCGGGAATTGCCGCCGACGGCGCGGCCCTATCGCGAGGAATTCCACGCGACGCTGGCCGAAGCAGCGCAATAA
- a CDS encoding MocE family 2Fe-2S type ferredoxin, producing the protein MSGNWIRVCAADAIDEEDVLRFDHGGRTFAVYRSPEDDYFATDGLCTHEQVHLADGLVMDNIIECPKHNGRFDYRTGEAKGAPVCVNLKTYPVKVEDGTVFIAV; encoded by the coding sequence ATGAGCGGCAACTGGATCAGGGTCTGTGCGGCGGATGCGATCGACGAGGAGGACGTCCTGCGCTTCGACCATGGCGGCAGAACCTTCGCCGTCTATCGCAGTCCGGAAGACGACTATTTCGCCACCGACGGTCTCTGCACGCACGAGCAGGTCCATCTCGCCGACGGGCTGGTGATGGACAACATCATCGAATGTCCCAAGCACAACGGCCGCTTCGACTATCGCACCGGCGAGGCCAAGGGCGCCCCCGTCTGCGTCAATCTCAAGACCTATCCAGTCAAGGTCGAAGACGGCACCGTCTTCATCGCGGTGTGA
- a CDS encoding NADPH-dependent FMN reductase, producing MRILGISGSLRKGSFNTALLNAAVELAPPGVEFIARTIHGVPLYDADIEAAEGIPETVSELKELTAASDGLILFTPEYNNSLPGVFKNAIDWMSRPSSDIARIFRAKPVAVLGASPGNFGTVLSQTAWLPVLRTLGTHPWFGGRLMVSRAGSVFDADGKIVDEKVKQSLAIFIEGFAAFVESTQKS from the coding sequence ATGAGAATTCTGGGCATATCGGGCAGCCTTCGCAAGGGCTCTTTCAACACGGCACTGCTGAACGCCGCCGTCGAACTGGCGCCGCCGGGCGTTGAGTTCATCGCCAGGACCATCCACGGTGTCCCGCTTTACGACGCCGATATCGAGGCGGCCGAGGGTATTCCGGAGACGGTGAGCGAGCTCAAGGAACTTACCGCAGCCTCCGATGGCCTAATCCTGTTCACGCCGGAATACAACAATTCGCTTCCCGGCGTCTTCAAGAACGCGATCGACTGGATGAGCCGGCCATCCAGCGATATTGCCCGCATCTTCCGTGCAAAACCCGTCGCCGTTCTCGGCGCCTCGCCCGGCAATTTCGGCACGGTCCTCAGCCAGACCGCCTGGCTGCCCGTATTGCGCACACTTGGCACCCATCCCTGGTTCGGCGGCCGGCTGATGGTTTCGCGTGCCGGCAGCGTTTTCGATGCGGACGGTAAAATTGTCGACGAGAAAGTGAAGCAAAGCCTCGCCATCTTCATCGAAGGTTTCGCCGCTTTTGTCGAAAGCACGCAAAAGAGCTGA
- a CDS encoding DMT family transporter codes for MKSNTAGYVFTLLAISIFALQDGISKHLVSVYPPLFVAMIRYWAFMLFAVALASRSPGGLPVAIRTRRPRLQVARGLLLASQIVVAISSFVIVGLARSQAIFSSGPLMVALLSVPILGEKVGWRRWLAICIGFTGVLLILKPESGFFDIRFLVPLAGALLFSLYVVITRYVSHDDSAMTSFFYTGVVGAIAMSCIGPFFWTPVAPYDWAFLGVLCLTGMSSHYFLIRAYDLLDAVVIQPLTYLQLVFSAIIGVSVFGETLNINMIIGAVIVVAAGIFTIWREHVLARAGARTSKA; via the coding sequence ATGAAATCCAATACTGCCGGTTATGTCTTCACGCTGTTGGCGATCAGCATATTCGCCCTACAGGACGGCATCTCAAAACATCTGGTAAGTGTCTATCCGCCGCTCTTCGTGGCGATGATCCGTTATTGGGCCTTCATGCTCTTTGCCGTGGCGCTGGCATCACGCTCACCGGGGGGATTGCCTGTCGCTATCCGCACCAGACGGCCGCGCCTGCAGGTCGCCCGTGGGCTGCTGCTCGCCTCGCAGATCGTCGTCGCCATCTCGTCCTTCGTCATTGTCGGTCTTGCCCGTTCGCAGGCGATCTTCTCATCCGGACCCTTGATGGTGGCGTTGCTGTCCGTGCCGATCCTTGGCGAAAAGGTCGGCTGGCGGCGCTGGCTGGCAATCTGCATCGGCTTTACCGGCGTGCTGCTGATCCTGAAGCCGGAAAGCGGCTTTTTCGACATTCGTTTCCTGGTGCCGCTTGCCGGTGCTCTGCTATTTTCGCTTTATGTCGTCATCACCCGCTATGTCAGCCATGACGACTCCGCCATGACGAGCTTCTTCTATACCGGCGTCGTCGGGGCGATTGCCATGAGCTGCATCGGACCGTTCTTCTGGACACCGGTTGCGCCGTATGACTGGGCCTTTCTGGGCGTGCTCTGCCTCACCGGCATGTCGAGTCACTATTTTCTCATCCGCGCCTATGACCTTCTCGACGCGGTCGTGATTCAGCCGCTCACCTATCTGCAGCTTGTCTTCTCGGCGATCATAGGCGTGTCGGTCTTCGGAGAGACCCTCAATATCAACATGATCATCGGTGCCGTCATTGTCGTGGCTGCAGGCATCTTCACAATCTGGCGCGAACACGTCCTGGCACGCGCCGGTGCCAGGACGTCGAAAGCATAG